A section of the Flavobacteriales bacterium genome encodes:
- the ygiD gene encoding 4,5-DOPA dioxygenase extradiol, producing MRLTEFRQLAKDHGKGPVMPSIFIGHGSPMNAIQDNDFTRSLARLGERLDRPKAVLVVSAHWLTPGRTLVAVHPRPETIHDFGGFPDALYQVRYPAPGAPEAARMAAAAVRSVKVHEDHEMGLDHGAWSVLKHIWPAADVPVFQMSLNWGLSTSGHHALAGELKALRNDGILVLGSGNVVHNLGRLNWTAPDAPAYDWAQEFDAFVADRLEAGDHQALIAYRSLGSVADLAHPTNDHYLPLLYTVGTASDGDVLDRIHSGLEMGSISMRSFMLARS from the coding sequence ATGCGCTTGACGGAATTCCGCCAGCTCGCCAAGGACCACGGCAAAGGCCCGGTGATGCCCTCCATCTTCATCGGGCATGGAAGTCCGATGAACGCCATCCAGGACAATGATTTCACCCGGTCGCTGGCCCGTCTTGGCGAACGGCTGGACAGGCCGAAGGCGGTGCTGGTGGTGAGCGCGCACTGGCTGACCCCTGGCCGGACCTTGGTGGCGGTGCACCCACGGCCGGAGACCATTCACGACTTCGGCGGGTTCCCCGATGCGCTGTATCAGGTGCGCTATCCGGCACCAGGCGCTCCGGAGGCGGCACGCATGGCCGCAGCGGCGGTCAGGAGCGTGAAGGTGCACGAGGACCATGAGATGGGGCTGGACCACGGTGCCTGGTCGGTGCTGAAGCACATCTGGCCGGCCGCCGACGTGCCGGTCTTCCAGATGAGCCTGAACTGGGGCCTTTCGACCTCCGGGCACCATGCCCTTGCCGGGGAATTGAAGGCCTTGCGCAACGATGGCATCCTCGTGCTCGGCAGCGGGAACGTGGTGCACAACCTGGGCCGCTTGAACTGGACCGCCCCCGACGCACCCGCTTACGATTGGGCGCAGGAATTCGATGCGTTCGTGGCGGACCGCCTGGAGGCGGGGGATCATCAGGCCTTGATCGCCTACCGCTCGCTGGGATCGGTGGCCGATCTGGCCCACCCCACGAACGACCACTACCTGCCACTGCTCTACACGGTGGGGACCGCCAGCGATGGTGATGTCCTGGATCGGATCCATTCCGGTTTGGAGATGGGCAGCATCAGCATGCGGAGCTTCATGCTCGCCCGGAGCTGA
- a CDS encoding ribonuclease D, giving the protein MKPVAYSTVNDQGDLARMTAALSTSSVIALDTEASSFHRYKVRVCLVQVSDRDRTWLVDPFAAGDLAPLGILLARTDMEVVIHDADYDLRMLAREQGIRVENVFDTLVAAELLNEPEIGLASLLQKYMGIQVDKKFQKADWSKRPLPEAMLDYAAGDTAHLIALRDILEARLKEKGRWNWAREEFALLTDAPFNLQDNQEPGYLRLKGAKLLKPHQLAVLREVHAWREGVAERMDRAPFMVIGNEVLLDLAKEPPADARALASRKGMSEKVMDRHGRALLEAVRRGTLLPRDQWPRLERPKRWDRDPEHDERLKRLKAVRDRLTVEHDLRMGIVASNQLLQEVARSRPGDLQALSALPGIRHYQVEHFGADLLAAV; this is encoded by the coding sequence ATGAAACCCGTTGCCTACAGCACCGTGAACGACCAGGGCGATCTGGCGCGCATGACAGCGGCGCTGAGCACCTCGTCGGTGATCGCGCTGGACACCGAAGCGAGCAGCTTTCACCGCTACAAGGTGCGGGTATGCCTTGTGCAGGTGAGCGACCGCGACCGCACATGGCTGGTGGATCCCTTCGCCGCCGGTGACCTGGCGCCACTGGGGATCCTGCTGGCCCGTACGGACATGGAGGTGGTGATCCACGATGCCGATTACGATCTGCGGATGCTGGCGCGGGAACAGGGGATCCGGGTGGAGAACGTGTTCGACACGCTGGTGGCGGCGGAGCTCCTGAACGAGCCCGAGATCGGCCTGGCCTCCCTCCTGCAGAAGTACATGGGCATCCAGGTGGACAAGAAGTTCCAGAAGGCGGATTGGAGCAAACGCCCGCTGCCCGAAGCCATGCTGGACTATGCCGCCGGGGATACGGCGCACCTCATCGCCCTGCGCGACATCCTCGAGGCCCGGCTGAAGGAGAAAGGCCGATGGAACTGGGCCCGGGAGGAGTTCGCCCTGCTCACGGACGCCCCCTTCAACCTGCAGGACAACCAGGAACCAGGCTATCTGCGCCTGAAGGGGGCCAAGCTGCTGAAGCCCCACCAGCTGGCGGTCCTGCGCGAGGTGCATGCATGGCGCGAGGGTGTCGCCGAACGCATGGACCGCGCCCCGTTCATGGTGATCGGCAACGAGGTGCTGCTGGACCTCGCCAAGGAGCCACCGGCCGATGCGCGTGCGCTCGCCTCGCGCAAAGGCATGAGCGAAAAGGTGATGGACCGCCATGGCCGTGCGCTGCTCGAGGCCGTTCGTCGCGGCACCCTCCTGCCCAGGGATCAATGGCCGCGCCTGGAGCGCCCCAAGCGATGGGACCGCGACCCGGAGCATGACGAACGCCTGAAGCGGCTCAAGGCCGTGCGCGACCGCCTCACCGTCGAGCACGACCTGCGCATGGGCATCGTGGCCAGCAACCAGCTGCTCCAGGAGGTCGCACGCTCACGTCCGGGCGACCTTCAGGCCCTGTCCGCTCTGCCCGGCATCCGACACTATCAGGTGGAGCACTTCGGCGCCGACCTGCTCGCCGCCGTGTAG
- a CDS encoding T9SS type A sorting domain-containing protein — translation MNRTLLALIAMAAAHGFLNAQHVRRVPALPEQKHDGPSIAPTVRPTVNPKGTAFFNEPFDNDLNGWTVVSGIGTLDWAWTNSGPGPTASTYPVPPLNTSTPSGWAIIDDDYLGTPGQQAESSLVSPVIDLSAAPANLKVEFDQYFQEFSDPDVETWVGVSTDGGTSWDEVLINEGVGRDGRPNPEQMDVDISAWVAANPSNVQLRFRYLATWDYGWQLDNIAIRELPNNDMALVSFAKTDFDFDLTGVANMDYSIYPLSQIRPMQMSGLLKNKGYLAQTGVSITTTVSEPGGANEVLNGGGLTFAPGETVSVPVTGYTPPSTVGSYSLDNVVTQNETDEVPSNNTSTDQFEVSTTTWAHDDGAVQSFILQGPDFAGEQFGVGNRFDLVADAQLVGVQVAIHDTTEAGTLIAGEIYDADDILLDQTTDHEILSSELNSVGGSTFITLTFDAPVDLFAGNAYLVMAHYFGGPEVVGFATSGTSAAQVSIVHYPDDPQGNFFYYVTRTPMVRAILAGPIGIDEANGLLARAPLAWPNPATEQTRLSFELLQAVPVRVELYAVTGELVHAADLGHLSAGEQQHMIDVSDLSQGLYTWTLDLDGRRFNGRLAVQR, via the coding sequence ATGAACAGAACCCTACTCGCGCTGATCGCCATGGCGGCCGCCCATGGCTTCCTGAACGCACAACACGTGCGCAGGGTGCCCGCACTCCCGGAACAGAAGCACGACGGTCCGTCGATCGCACCGACCGTCCGACCGACGGTCAACCCCAAGGGCACCGCGTTCTTCAACGAACCGTTCGACAACGACCTGAACGGATGGACCGTGGTGAGCGGCATCGGAACGCTGGATTGGGCATGGACCAACAGCGGCCCGGGTCCCACGGCCAGCACCTATCCCGTACCACCGTTGAACACCAGCACGCCGAGCGGTTGGGCGATCATCGATGACGACTACCTCGGAACACCGGGCCAACAGGCCGAGAGCAGCCTTGTGAGCCCGGTCATCGACCTCAGCGCGGCCCCGGCGAACCTGAAGGTGGAGTTCGACCAGTACTTCCAGGAGTTCTCGGACCCGGACGTGGAAACGTGGGTCGGGGTGAGCACGGACGGGGGCACCAGTTGGGATGAGGTCCTCATCAACGAAGGCGTGGGCCGTGACGGGCGACCGAACCCCGAGCAGATGGATGTGGACATCAGTGCCTGGGTGGCCGCCAACCCCTCCAACGTGCAGCTCCGCTTCCGCTACCTGGCCACTTGGGACTATGGCTGGCAGCTGGACAACATCGCCATCCGCGAGCTGCCGAACAACGACATGGCCCTGGTCTCCTTCGCCAAGACCGATTTCGACTTCGACCTCACGGGCGTGGCGAACATGGACTACAGCATCTATCCACTGTCGCAGATCCGCCCCATGCAGATGTCGGGCCTGCTGAAGAACAAAGGCTACCTGGCGCAGACCGGGGTATCGATCACCACCACGGTCAGTGAACCCGGCGGTGCGAACGAGGTGCTGAACGGCGGTGGATTGACCTTCGCCCCCGGCGAGACCGTCTCCGTACCGGTGACGGGCTACACGCCGCCGAGCACCGTGGGCAGCTATTCCCTGGATAATGTGGTGACGCAGAACGAAACGGACGAGGTGCCTTCCAACAACACGAGCACGGACCAGTTCGAGGTGAGCACGACCACCTGGGCCCATGACGACGGGGCGGTGCAGTCCTTCATCCTTCAGGGCCCGGACTTCGCCGGTGAGCAGTTCGGCGTGGGCAACCGGTTCGATCTGGTGGCCGACGCGCAGCTGGTGGGCGTGCAGGTCGCGATCCACGACACCACGGAGGCCGGCACCCTCATCGCCGGGGAGATCTACGATGCGGACGACATCCTCCTTGACCAGACGACCGACCACGAGATCCTGTCCTCTGAACTGAACAGCGTGGGCGGAAGCACCTTCATCACCCTGACCTTCGATGCACCGGTGGACCTGTTCGCCGGCAACGCCTATCTGGTGATGGCGCATTACTTCGGCGGACCCGAGGTCGTGGGCTTCGCCACCAGCGGGACCAGCGCGGCGCAGGTGAGCATCGTGCACTACCCGGACGACCCGCAGGGCAATTTCTTCTACTACGTGACACGCACCCCGATGGTGCGGGCGATCCTTGCCGGTCCGATCGGCATCGATGAGGCGAACGGCCTTCTGGCCCGTGCCCCGCTGGCCTGGCCGAACCCCGCCACCGAGCAGACCCGACTGAGCTTCGAACTGTTGCAAGCGGTACCCGTGCGCGTCGAACTGTACGCGGTCACCGGTGAGCTCGTCCACGCCGCCGACCTCGGTCACCTGAGCGCCGGCGAGCAACAGCACATGATCGACGTGAGCGACCTGTCCCAGGGCCTCTATACCTGGACGCTGGACCTGGACGGGCGCCGGTTCAACGGCCGCCTGGCCGTGCAGCGCTGA
- a CDS encoding mannose-1-phosphate guanylyltransferase, with the protein MTDPRTYCVIMAGGIGSRFWPMSRTAYPKQFLDFLGLGRTLIQQTYDRFLALCPPENILVVTNAQYAPIVKQQLPAMRDEQILLEPGRRNTAPCIAYANHVIAKRDPDARIIVAPSDHLVMKESEFHDTVRLALRQATDHDCLVTLGIMPNRPDTGYGYIQFVEEQGTAHPRVKRVRTFTEKPDHGTAQRFIESGDFLWNSGIFIWTVRSIRKAFQQHLTDMERAFEAGRDAYGTPAEHAFIAGVYADCANISIDYGVMEKADNVFVVTSDFGWSDLGTWGSLYTHLPHDDTGNAVVGQQVRLYDCARNVVHVQDDRLVVLQGLEDHIVVSTNDALLVVRKHDEQKIKQFVNDATAEWGAKYV; encoded by the coding sequence ATGACCGACCCTCGTACCTATTGTGTGATCATGGCAGGCGGTATCGGAAGCCGGTTCTGGCCCATGAGCCGGACCGCCTATCCGAAACAGTTCCTGGACTTCCTGGGCCTTGGACGCACGTTGATCCAGCAGACCTACGACCGCTTCCTGGCGCTCTGCCCGCCGGAGAACATCCTGGTGGTGACCAACGCGCAATACGCGCCCATCGTGAAGCAGCAGCTCCCCGCCATGAGGGACGAGCAGATCCTGCTGGAGCCGGGCCGTCGCAACACCGCCCCTTGCATCGCCTACGCGAACCATGTGATCGCCAAGCGCGACCCGGATGCGCGCATCATCGTGGCCCCCAGTGATCACCTCGTGATGAAGGAGTCCGAGTTCCACGATACCGTACGCCTCGCCCTCCGGCAGGCCACCGACCACGACTGCCTGGTCACGCTCGGCATCATGCCCAACCGACCGGACACGGGCTACGGGTACATCCAGTTCGTCGAGGAGCAGGGCACGGCCCATCCGCGCGTGAAGCGCGTGCGCACCTTCACCGAGAAACCGGACCACGGCACGGCCCAGCGCTTCATCGAGAGCGGCGACTTCCTGTGGAACAGCGGCATCTTCATCTGGACGGTGCGGAGCATCCGCAAGGCGTTCCAGCAGCACCTGACCGACATGGAGCGTGCCTTCGAAGCCGGCCGCGATGCGTACGGGACACCGGCGGAACACGCCTTCATCGCCGGCGTCTACGCGGACTGCGCCAACATCAGCATCGACTACGGGGTGATGGAGAAGGCCGACAACGTCTTCGTGGTCACCAGCGATTTCGGGTGGAGCGACCTGGGCACCTGGGGCAGCTTGTACACCCACCTGCCTCACGATGACACCGGCAACGCCGTCGTCGGGCAACAGGTGAGGCTCTATGACTGCGCCCGCAACGTGGTGCATGTGCAGGACGACCGGTTGGTGGTGCTGCAGGGCCTTGAGGACCACATCGTGGTGAGCACGAACGATGCGCTCCTGGTGGTACGCAAACATGACGAGCAGAAGATCAAACAGTTCGTGAACGACGCCACCGCCGAGTGGGGCGCGAAGTACGTGTGA
- a CDS encoding ATP-binding cassette domain-containing protein gives MIEVIGLSKRFGDVRVLTDITATFAKGVVNQVIGKSGSGKSVLAKCIVGLHRPDQGRVLYDGRPFHELDMADKRTIRQEIGMLFQSAALFDSMTVLDNVMFPLRMFASMTVAEMEKRARFCLERVNIVGKDALFPAELSGGMQKRVGIARAIAMNPKYLFCDEPNSGLDPQTSILIDELIKEITEEYGTTTIVITHDMNSVIETGQNILFLHTGRCWWTGDRNALLASDNEELKAFVFASELMRQARKGLLGQA, from the coding sequence ATGATCGAGGTCATCGGGCTCAGCAAGCGCTTCGGCGACGTACGTGTGCTCACGGACATCACGGCCACCTTCGCCAAGGGCGTGGTGAACCAGGTGATCGGCAAGAGCGGCAGTGGCAAAAGCGTGCTGGCCAAGTGCATCGTGGGCCTTCACCGTCCCGACCAGGGCCGCGTCCTCTACGATGGACGTCCGTTCCATGAGCTCGACATGGCCGACAAACGGACCATCCGCCAGGAGATCGGGATGCTCTTCCAGAGCGCGGCGCTGTTCGATTCGATGACCGTGCTGGACAACGTGATGTTCCCGCTGCGCATGTTCGCCAGCATGACCGTGGCCGAGATGGAGAAGCGTGCGCGCTTCTGCCTCGAACGGGTGAACATCGTGGGCAAGGACGCCCTGTTCCCGGCCGAGCTCAGCGGCGGCATGCAGAAGCGGGTCGGCATCGCCAGGGCCATCGCCATGAACCCCAAGTACCTGTTCTGCGATGAGCCCAACAGTGGGCTCGATCCCCAGACCTCCATCCTCATCGACGAGCTGATCAAGGAGATCACCGAGGAATACGGGACCACCACCATCGTGATCACCCATGACATGAACTCGGTGATCGAGACGGGGCAGAACATCCTCTTCCTGCACACCGGCCGATGCTGGTGGACCGGGGACCGCAACGCGCTGCTGGCCTCGGACAATGAGGAACTGAAGGCCTTCGTGTTCGCCAGCGAACTGATGCGGCAGGCGCGGAAAGGGCTCCTCGGTCAGGCCTGA
- a CDS encoding ABC transporter permease, whose amino-acid sequence MNILFHIGRYLEFLGHVFGRPERMSLYGRRVSEEVDQLGVKSLGIVALLSVFMGAVITIQTASNIDAAWIPDYVVGFTARQSVILEFSPTIISLILAGKVGSNIAAEVGTMRVKEQIDALDIMGVNSASYLILPKIVAAMLINPFLIVISMFLGIFGGWAVSALTGVVAPNDYIQGLQWDFDPFTVTYALIKTVVFAFIITSVAAYHGYHTHGGALEVGRSSTTAVVYSSVVILIANYMLTQLLLI is encoded by the coding sequence ATGAATATCCTCTTCCATATCGGGCGGTATCTGGAGTTCCTGGGCCATGTGTTCGGACGACCGGAACGGATGAGCCTCTATGGCCGCAGGGTCTCCGAGGAGGTCGATCAGCTCGGTGTCAAGAGCCTCGGTATCGTCGCACTCCTTTCGGTGTTCATGGGTGCGGTGATCACCATCCAGACCGCCAGCAACATCGATGCGGCCTGGATCCCGGACTATGTCGTGGGCTTCACCGCGCGACAAAGCGTGATCCTGGAGTTCAGCCCCACCATCATCTCGCTGATCCTTGCCGGCAAGGTGGGCAGCAACATCGCCGCCGAGGTCGGCACCATGCGGGTGAAGGAGCAGATCGATGCGCTCGACATCATGGGGGTGAACAGTGCCAGTTACCTCATCCTCCCCAAGATCGTGGCGGCCATGCTGATCAACCCCTTCCTCATCGTCATCAGCATGTTCCTCGGCATTTTCGGCGGTTGGGCGGTGAGCGCCCTCACCGGTGTGGTGGCCCCCAACGACTACATCCAGGGCCTCCAGTGGGATTTCGATCCCTTCACCGTCACCTATGCCCTGATCAAGACGGTCGTGTTCGCCTTCATCATCACCAGCGTGGCCGCCTATCACGGGTACCACACCCACGGAGGAGCGCTTGAAGTGGGCCGGAGCAGCACCACCGCCGTGGTGTACAGCAGCGTGGTGATCCTCATCGCCAACTACATGCTCACGCAGCTGCTGCTCATATGA
- a CDS encoding SprT-like domain-containing protein translates to MSSTSGPEALRERLPAGAVPVVLDWLQRNRVQVRITGRRATKLGDYRTPVAGRPARISVNRDLNPYAFLVTLVHEFAHHTTFERSGPRVRPHGIEWKRTYAELMRPYLAPAVLPEDVRTILIDHLNDATASSCSDPALVRVLRRYDERVLPLLEEIPERTIFRFNEKLFVKGILRRSRVACRCLNDRRTYTIDRLAGVEVGPPVPIVLHEP, encoded by the coding sequence ATGAGCTCCACGAGCGGACCGGAAGCACTGCGCGAACGACTGCCTGCGGGTGCGGTGCCGGTGGTGCTGGACTGGCTGCAGCGCAACCGGGTGCAGGTGCGGATCACGGGGCGCCGGGCCACGAAACTGGGCGACTACCGCACCCCCGTGGCCGGCCGGCCGGCGCGCATCTCGGTGAACCGGGACCTCAATCCCTACGCCTTTCTGGTGACCCTGGTGCATGAGTTCGCCCATCACACCACCTTCGAGCGCTCCGGTCCCCGGGTGCGCCCGCACGGCATCGAGTGGAAGCGGACCTACGCCGAACTGATGCGCCCGTACCTGGCACCGGCCGTCCTGCCCGAGGATGTGCGCACCATCCTGATCGACCACCTGAACGATGCCACGGCCAGCAGCTGCTCCGACCCGGCACTGGTCCGGGTGCTGCGGCGATATGATGAGCGCGTCCTCCCGCTGCTTGAGGAGATCCCGGAGCGCACCATCTTCCGCTTCAACGAGAAGCTGTTCGTGAAAGGCATCCTGCGGCGCTCCCGTGTGGCCTGCCGCTGCCTGAACGACCGGCGCACCTATACCATCGACCGGCTCGCCGGCGTGGAAGTGGGACCACCAGTGCCGATCGTCCTCCATGAACCATGA
- a CDS encoding sulfite exporter TauE/SafE family protein, with protein MEIIGYIGAVLMGLSLGLIGGGGSILTVPILVYLFSVDAVLATAYSLFIVGLTSLVGSFSHMRMGNIHWRTAIVFGIPSILAVYATRAWLVPAIPDPIVYMGDFVLHKPIGILILFALIMVAAAYSMIRKPRSTTAEAKQAIAFNYPLILIEGIVVGTVTGIVGAGGGFLIIPALVLLAKLPMKQAVGTSLIIIAAKSLIGFTGDLKGAEVIDWNFLLVFSAIAIAGIIAGSLLSKRIPNEKLKPAFGWFVLLMGIYIIGRELSNLS; from the coding sequence ATGGAGATCATCGGGTACATCGGTGCGGTGCTCATGGGGTTGTCCCTGGGCTTGATCGGAGGGGGGGGAAGCATCCTCACGGTCCCCATCCTGGTGTATCTCTTCAGCGTGGACGCGGTCCTGGCCACCGCCTACTCCCTGTTCATCGTGGGCCTTACGAGCCTCGTGGGCAGCTTCAGCCACATGCGCATGGGCAACATCCACTGGCGCACGGCCATCGTGTTCGGCATCCCCAGCATCCTGGCCGTCTACGCCACACGCGCCTGGCTGGTGCCGGCCATCCCGGACCCGATCGTGTACATGGGCGACTTTGTCCTGCACAAGCCCATCGGCATCCTCATCCTCTTCGCCCTGATCATGGTGGCGGCGGCCTACAGCATGATCCGCAAGCCGAGGTCGACCACCGCGGAAGCGAAGCAGGCCATCGCGTTCAACTATCCGTTGATCCTGATCGAAGGTATCGTGGTCGGCACGGTCACCGGCATCGTCGGCGCGGGTGGCGGTTTCCTCATCATCCCGGCGCTGGTGCTGCTGGCCAAGCTGCCGATGAAGCAGGCGGTGGGCACCTCGCTCATCATCATCGCGGCGAAATCGCTCATCGGCTTCACCGGCGACCTGAAGGGCGCCGAGGTGATCGACTGGAACTTCCTGCTCGTGTTCTCCGCCATCGCCATCGCCGGCATCATCGCGGGCAGCCTCCTCAGCAAACGCATCCCGAACGAAAAGCTCAAACCCGCCTTCGGATGGTTCGTGCTCCTCATGGGCATCTACATCATCGGACGGGAACTCTCCAACCTCAGCTAA
- a CDS encoding T9SS type A sorting domain-containing protein, translated as MGLAMLAGAQWVRNTPARSTFGPDEATPLRAKPLSQGQAKAGGDVVFYEDFANGLAGNNGVGAWTVAGPDGNLWVHQFTGPNGAYSDPAGEIIQSESVANGFMLYAADSANCTWAGQTPTANATFVNWEGSLVSPTMDLSATPFVQLEFQQARRYCCGDAPYFVEVSTDGGASWPFRFDVNNGTTANTGVDIDVRSVNLSQAIAGNPANVQIRFFFDGATAGTSHYHWQVDDVRIIELYEYDLSMTGAAVTQWDPATSLTYDSLRYSLYPFSQLRPVGLNMTVLNNGSLDQSNVTANFLVERAGTMVLDQDQTIANFPAGDVQTIFVNPDFTPPAVPGTYDVTYTISSGQVDNTPNDNDGDASFGVAEFDYARDLGTVASFEDGNGNNDPYELCNGFHISSATDLYGIKVALRNGGTGTVGLLIRGTLRAGDLTTIIAQTAEHEIVASDLNGANGNKFIPLVFDTPQPLDAGSDYIVCIEHFGGGQLRMGQNGVSEEQSSFIYFDGPNGLDWYFTTTTPMVRMSFDPSVSITEADRAGGVGLGQNLPNPADESTVVTFELKESSATTLEVRDLSGKLVRLNDLGNRGAGTHRVTINTADLTDGVYFYSLTAAGQRLSKRMVVVH; from the coding sequence ATGGGCCTTGCCATGCTGGCGGGCGCCCAGTGGGTCCGCAACACGCCGGCCCGTTCCACGTTCGGTCCCGATGAAGCCACGCCCCTGCGTGCCAAGCCCCTGAGCCAGGGCCAGGCCAAGGCCGGCGGCGACGTGGTGTTCTATGAGGACTTCGCCAATGGCCTCGCCGGCAATAACGGAGTCGGCGCCTGGACGGTGGCCGGTCCGGACGGAAACCTCTGGGTGCATCAGTTCACCGGGCCGAACGGCGCCTACAGCGATCCCGCAGGCGAGATCATCCAGTCCGAAAGCGTGGCCAATGGCTTCATGCTGTACGCGGCCGACTCGGCCAACTGCACCTGGGCCGGCCAGACCCCCACGGCGAACGCCACCTTCGTGAACTGGGAAGGCTCCCTGGTGAGCCCGACCATGGACCTCAGCGCCACGCCCTTCGTGCAGCTCGAGTTCCAACAGGCCCGTCGTTACTGCTGCGGTGATGCTCCCTACTTCGTGGAGGTGAGCACCGATGGTGGTGCCAGCTGGCCCTTCCGCTTCGACGTGAACAACGGCACCACCGCCAACACGGGTGTGGACATCGACGTGCGTTCCGTGAACCTGTCCCAGGCGATCGCCGGCAACCCGGCCAACGTGCAGATCCGCTTCTTCTTCGATGGCGCCACGGCCGGCACATCCCACTACCACTGGCAGGTGGACGACGTGCGCATCATCGAGCTGTACGAATACGACCTGTCCATGACGGGCGCGGCGGTGACCCAGTGGGACCCGGCCACCTCGCTGACCTACGATTCGCTGCGCTATTCGCTCTACCCCTTCAGCCAGCTCCGCCCGGTCGGCCTGAACATGACCGTGCTGAACAATGGCTCGCTGGATCAATCGAACGTGACGGCCAACTTCCTCGTGGAGCGTGCGGGCACCATGGTGCTGGACCAGGACCAGACGATCGCCAACTTCCCGGCCGGTGACGTCCAGACGATCTTCGTGAACCCGGACTTCACGCCTCCGGCCGTTCCCGGCACCTACGATGTGACGTACACGATCAGCTCCGGCCAGGTGGACAACACCCCGAACGACAACGACGGTGACGCTTCGTTCGGTGTGGCGGAGTTCGACTACGCACGCGACCTGGGAACGGTGGCCTCCTTCGAGGACGGCAACGGCAACAACGACCCGTACGAACTGTGCAACGGCTTCCACATCTCCAGCGCGACGGACCTGTACGGCATCAAAGTGGCCCTGCGGAACGGAGGTACGGGCACCGTGGGCCTGTTGATCCGCGGCACCCTGCGTGCCGGCGACCTGACGACCATCATCGCCCAGACCGCCGAGCACGAGATCGTGGCCAGCGACCTGAACGGCGCCAACGGCAACAAGTTCATCCCGCTGGTGTTCGATACGCCGCAGCCCCTCGATGCCGGAAGCGACTACATCGTCTGCATCGAGCACTTCGGTGGTGGCCAGCTGCGCATGGGCCAGAACGGCGTCAGCGAGGAGCAGTCCTCCTTCATCTACTTCGATGGACCGAACGGCCTGGATTGGTACTTCACCACCACGACGCCGATGGTCCGCATGAGCTTCGACCCGAGCGTCTCCATCACCGAGGCCGATCGCGCGGGTGGTGTGGGCCTGGGTCAGAACCTGCCGAACCCGGCCGATGAGAGCACGGTGGTGACCTTCGAGCTGAAGGAGTCCAGCGCCACGACCCTCGAGGTGCGCGACCTTAGCGGCAAGCTGGTCCGCCTGAACGACCTGGGCAACCGCGGTGCCGGCACCCACCGGGTGACCATCAACACGGCCGACCTCACGGACGGCGTGTACTTCTACTCCCTCACCGCCGCCGGGCAGCGCCTGAGCAAGCGGATGGTGGTGGTGCATTGA
- a CDS encoding helix-turn-helix transcriptional regulator — MATLTLEERVGTEKLVRASELLRMAAHPQRLAILDQLGRAKRLCVLELRERLGIEQAILSQHLTLMRDKGLVDFEKEGRFSFYFLARPEFMKIIRDIETCCDKL; from the coding sequence ATGGCGACCCTGACCCTGGAGGAACGTGTGGGCACCGAAAAGCTGGTGCGCGCGAGCGAACTGTTGCGCATGGCGGCGCATCCGCAACGCCTGGCGATCCTGGACCAGCTTGGACGGGCCAAGCGATTGTGCGTGCTGGAGCTCCGCGAGAGGCTGGGCATCGAGCAGGCCATCCTGAGCCAGCACCTCACCCTCATGCGGGACAAGGGGCTGGTGGACTTCGAGAAGGAGGGCCGCTTCAGCTTCTACTTCCTGGCCCGGCCGGAGTTCATGAAGATCATCCGCGACATCGAGACCTGCTGCGACAAGCTCTGA